A single region of the Caballeronia insecticola genome encodes:
- a CDS encoding DUF899 domain-containing protein — protein sequence MTTSDENGKNAAQTAMRTPPVVSPEEWETARERLLVKEKEHSRARDALAAERRRMPWTAVKADYMFEGPAGKASLLDLFDGRRQLIIYRAFYEPGVFGWPEHACRGCSMVADQVAHVAHLNARDTTLVFASRAPQDDIARLKARMEWDIPWFTLTDQFDADFGVDEWHGTNVFFRDGDRVYRTYFINNRGDEQMGGTWNYLDITPLGRQELWEDSPEGYPQTPTYKWWNWHDSYAPDTPPDKKWVEVSDAGEAAFRAESAKKKS from the coding sequence ATGACTACATCAGACGAGAACGGAAAGAATGCCGCGCAAACCGCGATGCGCACGCCGCCGGTCGTGTCGCCTGAAGAATGGGAGACGGCGCGCGAGCGTCTGCTCGTCAAGGAAAAGGAGCATAGCCGTGCCCGCGATGCGCTGGCGGCCGAGCGTCGTCGCATGCCATGGACGGCCGTCAAGGCCGACTACATGTTCGAAGGCCCGGCGGGCAAGGCAAGCCTGCTCGATCTCTTCGACGGGCGTCGTCAATTGATTATCTATCGCGCGTTTTACGAGCCGGGCGTATTCGGCTGGCCCGAACATGCGTGCCGCGGTTGCTCGATGGTGGCCGATCAGGTCGCGCATGTCGCCCATCTGAACGCACGCGACACGACGCTTGTGTTTGCATCTCGCGCGCCGCAGGACGATATCGCGCGGCTCAAAGCGCGCATGGAATGGGATATTCCGTGGTTCACCCTCACGGATCAATTCGATGCCGATTTCGGTGTAGACGAATGGCACGGCACGAACGTGTTTTTCCGCGACGGCGACCGCGTGTACCGAACCTATTTCATCAACAATCGCGGCGACGAACAGATGGGCGGCACGTGGAATTATCTGGACATCACACCGCTTGGCCGTCAGGAACTCTGGGAAGATTCGCCGGAAGGTTATCCGCAGACGCCTACGTACAAGTGGTGGAACTGGCACGACAGTTATGCGCCCGACACGCCGCCCGACAAGAAATGGGTCGAGGTGTCTGATGCCGGCGAGGCGGCCTTTCGTGCCGAGAGCGCGAAGAAGAAGTCTTGA
- a CDS encoding DUF6622 family protein, giving the protein MSPLAIIQGTPTWVWLLLVFLAYRGIKALHGGTTPLSKLAIVPLVFAGLGIAHMLHEPLAGWSAALAWIIGIGAGIAAGLFTASRTRFIVDPVARSVMLPGSFVPLLLIAVTFIAKFWLGFEMATVTNVAALMNYVLIDAAVSGVVAGMFAGRFITYWRAMNECTGTSAISGTGGTRG; this is encoded by the coding sequence ATGTCGCCACTTGCAATCATTCAAGGCACACCGACCTGGGTATGGCTGCTGCTCGTATTCCTTGCATATCGAGGAATCAAGGCGTTGCACGGTGGCACGACGCCGCTCTCGAAGCTCGCTATCGTTCCGCTCGTCTTCGCAGGACTCGGCATCGCGCATATGCTTCACGAACCGCTCGCGGGCTGGAGCGCCGCGCTCGCTTGGATCATCGGCATCGGCGCGGGCATCGCGGCGGGCCTCTTTACGGCGAGTCGCACGCGCTTCATCGTCGATCCGGTTGCGCGAAGTGTGATGCTTCCGGGGTCTTTTGTGCCCTTGCTGCTGATCGCCGTCACGTTCATCGCCAAATTCTGGCTCGGCTTTGAAATGGCCACCGTCACGAATGTCGCGGCCCTCATGAACTATGTGTTGATCGATGCCGCCGTGTCCGGTGTCGTCGCGGGCATGTTCGCCGGACGGTTCATCACATACTGGCGCGCCATGAACGAATGCACTGGCACCTCGGCGATCAGTGGAACAGGCGGAACACGCGGCTAA